Below is a window of Littorina saxatilis isolate snail1 linkage group LG2, US_GU_Lsax_2.0, whole genome shotgun sequence DNA.
GAATCGATAATAAATAAGGTCTACCAGAACTGAATAATCAGATACTTTGAGTTTAtcccacaaaaacaacaacaacaaaacaatggTACAACGCCCCAATTTGATGTATCATGGGATATACGACGAGTTTTGATTATATTATGTGACATTCATAACAATTGTCACAACTTGACAGACAATAGGCAATTCATCATATTAAGTAGTAACAAGTAATAACATATCACATACAGAAGAGACAGCAGTTCGTCATTGTGCCCGATGAACAAATTACACGAGTAACATTTCAAACGCTTCAGACTACATATACTCACACATTTGCAATCAATACACAAAACCACGTATTCATccccaaaacaaacacacacgcttgcaTATATCATGTGTTCATGAacgcacccacacgcacacaaaccaTGCATACTTGAGCGATTGCTTTGTGAAAACATTTGTGCACACATATCCGGCATTTGTGATGCCTCATCAACTCAAAGCGCCATTTTTCCTTCGCTTtcatttctgtctttgtttcttgttaTCATTGGCACACGGAATGAGGCTCTCGCCGAACCCACACAGAGACACAATTGTCCTTACCCCACGAAGAAAACGTAACACCAGTCCCCATGAAAGCACAACGGTTACCGGTATGAACCACACAACATGTCCAAAATGCCATGCCGTATGAATTGTGTCCTAACTCAATGTCGATGAAATGGCATCTTTTTATTTCACAACTTTTCTATTACTGTCTGTTGCTCCTGACTTAACTACACTGTGAAACTAAATCTACTAACCAAAATGCCGAACTGTGAGCAGACGACATTCTGTTGTTGCATCCTTAACATTGAGAGGGAAGAACACAGACTAAGAAGATTTGCATACATTCGCGGGGGTAATAAATATGATTGTATGCAAAGCATTGTCCCTGCGTAAGGATTTCTTATTCAGAAAATGTACCCAACCTGCAAGCTTTGCGTCCACTTCATCGCGTATGTCAATTctgttctctctttttttttaaacttttttttcgcaTTTCTTTGCCACATTCACCTTCTAGAAACTAgagtgtgtggtttttttaatcCTATTTCTCTAGGTTGCGCGGAAAtagggacttgtttttaatcggatAAGGGAGTGAAGTCCTAAGTAGCCTATACATAAATGAATTCccaaactacaacaacaaaatcaacataACCGCATTCCTGTTACACAGTCTTTCCTTATTGTTTCAAACCAAAAGTTGTCCGGCACATATCAGGTACAGACGAAACAAGAAACAATACCCGTAGTTGCTTTCTGGTGAAGTTCCGAACGATACACCTTTGATCTGTTGTCACACTTCTGCAAACCTAAATCGAAAGTCTTCGAAATGCATGTCTGGTCAATGCACAAAGAGGCATATGATCTTACAAGCCAGTCTGCTTCCTCTATTGCGGGGCAAGTATTCGGCACTTTTGGGCGGAAGCGAAAAAAGCATCTTCCGGTTGCTTCTCGGAGCATGCGCACGAGAGTTCAAGTCAGTAAAGATGGACAAAACTGAAGATGGCCATATTACATTGAGTCTTGCGGCATCTCAAGAAAACAATCACATTTCGACGAGGATTGCAGAGGTGTGTAAGTCCTTCATCATGCGTCGAAACCCTCATGTGAGTTGAAAACAGGAATAGGAGTTGCAGAAATGATCGGTCTGTCGATGTACTGAAAAAGGCAAAAAGCGAGGTAAGCACACCATTTTCCATCTGCTCTGAAAAGGTCCTAAAATGATAATTATTACTCTCGAATAACCGTTAACAAGATAGTGGCAAATGCATCTTTGGTAAACTTTAACAGTGTGAGAAAAACTGGAATTTAAatattttctttaatttgtaTAATCACGTTTACTATGTTCTGAAAAGCTGCCACATTCAACATTTGCTAATCGAGAAGAAAGGACGGACGGACTGTGTCTTCATTAAGCATGGTAAATGTGGCATCCTGGATATATTCAAATTACGCAGCAAGTATAAAAGAGTCAAAAGTATGAGTGCGATACTATATATTACAGCAGAAAAATGTCGAGAAGATTTATACTCACATAATTTGCTATACTGGTAGGATCTGTAAGATTGTCTTGAGAGCCTTCGTCTTCGTAGTAAGTATACTTGACACCCCTGCAAAAGACAACCAAAAAACAGATTTAGTATTCAGTTCATACTGGCAAACAGTAAAAATAATGACTAGAAAGAGAACAAAAATCCCAtcgaggacacacacacaaacattcgaGCAAAGTTTGAGTGGGATTAATATGTGCCTTACTCAGCAAAGGTTGCTGAGATATAGGAAATACTACTTTAATTTAAGATGCTCCAACTAGCAATTGAACACAAAGGCACTAAAATACAAACAAAGACAAAGGCACAAACCGTCCaaaagacaggcagagagagtcGAGTCAGACGCTGAGGCAGATTCAGAGACAAAACACAAATAATGACAAAGAGTCCTGctctttttcacacacaaaagtaaCACCATTAAACCAGACTGCGGAAACGTAGAAAACAATGTATATTCCCCCAAAAAAGCACTCTCTTGTTTTGCCTAAAGAAAGCAATGTAAAGTTTCACTATGAGGCACTTGTTTCGCCTAAAGAAAGCAATGTAAAGTTTCACTAGGAGGCACTTATTTCGTCGGAAGAAAGCAATGTCAATTTTCATCAAAGGCACTCGCTGGTTTTGCCTGAGGAAACCAATGTAACTTTTCACTATAAGGCACTCGCTTGTTTCGCCTGAAGAAAGGAATCTTAATTTTCATCAAAGGCACTCGCTGGTTTTGCCTGAGGAAACCAATGTAACTTTTTCACGATAGAGCACTCGCTTGTCTTGCCTGAAAGAAATCAATGTACATTTTCATCACAGGCACTCGCTGATTTTGCGTGAGGAATCCAATGTACATTTTCATCAAAGGCAATCGTTGGTTTTGCCTGAGGTAAACAATGTAACTTTTCACTAAAAGGCACTCACTTGTTTCGCCTGAAGAAAACGATGTAAACACAACAGCTGAGAAGAAGAGCAGCCACAGCGAAACCAGCAAGGCCGACGCCGACAGTCTCCCCTGTCGTCAACCCCTGCTCTTGCTCCTTCTTTACCTCGCAGAAAGCGCCCTCGTAAAGGTCACCACAACTGCAAGCACAGACAAAATGTCACTGTTAGTAAGGAAGAAGGTTCAAGAATGTATCAGCAAAAGCCAGGTAGAACATTTCCTTAGACACATAACGTGACCTCCGTAGTCGAAAATCATTATGTTAGAAATGAGAGCATAGTAGCATAATTATTGTGTGGCAAAGGTAGACAGGCAGAAACAATgatacgcacacgcgcacgtcGGAacgcacccccccacacacgcacgaaataaaaaataataaacataacctaaagccccccccccccccccccctctccatctCCCTCCAACCCCCAAACACCAACACAAGAAACGCGTGTACATACTTGCAGATTGGCTCGTAGTTTTCGTTGAGCTCGCAAAGGGCTTTGTTGCGACACGGATAGGCCGCACACTTGTGCGGGCAGTAGCCAGACATAAAGCCTGTGTTGACGCACTCAGCGATGTTGTACTCAGGACCGTCTGGACATGGGTCATTGGAAGAGCAGTAGTCGAACAATTTTTCCCGAGCTGCGAGTAAAGAAGAAAAGTATTCATAGTTTAAAAACGAAAATCCGCAAAAAAGATGACGAAGATTCATAAAAACAAatactgttgtgtgtgtgtgtgtgtgtgtgtgtgtgtgtgtgtgtgtgtgtgtgtgcgtgcgtgcgtgtgtgtgtgtatgtgtgtgtgtgtgtgcgtgtgtgcgtgcgtacgtgtgtgtgtgtgtgtaagtatgtgcgtttggggagggggggggggctttcatTGCAAGCTGTGTATTTAAGACTGTGTTACAAAAGAAAACTAGTCGCGTGAATCAAATCAAATTGGTCTAGATCTGAAAACAGTGATTCgatcaaaacttgaccaaaacgTAATAAAGCTCACTTTGGTTCAAAAAAGCGTCGCCGATTATAAGGTCGTTCTTCACCGTCGTCCCATTGAAGTTGATGGTGATGTTGTTGTACTGGGGAATAGTTGCGTTCCTGAGGGAATTCAGCAGATTGGTTTCGCCCACTTTGTTAGCTGAAAACTTGAGAGAACTGCCGTCGAAGACTAAAGTCACGTTCGCTTTGAGTCTCCTATTCctgcaaagagagagaaagctggtgttggttgtgttgttgttggtgttgttgttgttttttgtgatggtggtggtagttgttgttgttgttagtggtggtggtggtggtgacgttgttgttgttgttgttgttgtt
It encodes the following:
- the LOC138958983 gene encoding uncharacterized protein, encoding MSGYCPHKCAAYPCRNKALCELNENYEPICNCGDLYEGAFCEVKKEQEQGLTTGETVGVGLAGFAVAALLLSCCVYIVFFRRNKGVKYTYYEDEGSQDNLTDPTSIANYYIDRPIISATPIPVFNSHEGFDA